Below is a window of Mus caroli chromosome 2, CAROLI_EIJ_v1.1, whole genome shotgun sequence DNA.
CtttgctgaacatttctttgctGCAGTGGAAGTGATTGTCTTAATATCCATGGCTTATGATCAATACGTAGCTATTTGCAAGCCCTTACACTACTCTTCCATAATGAACTGGAGGCTCTGTGGCACTCTGGTGGGGATAGCATGGGCAGGGGGATTCTTACATTCTATTATACAAATTATCTTCACTTTACAGCTACCCTTTTGTGGACCCAATGTCATTGATCATTTCATGTGTGACTTGTTCCCATTACTGGAGTTGGCATGCACTAACACTTATGTCTATGGTCTCTTAGTGTTTGCCAACAGTGGGTCTATCTGCATCATAATCTTTTCTATGTTGCTAATCTCTTATGGTGTCATCTTATTCTCTCTAAGAAGTCACAGTTCTGAAGGGCGATGGAAAGCTCTCTCCACTTGTGGATCCCACATTGCTGTTGTGATTTCATTCTTTGTcccatgtatattcatatatgcacGATCTACATCTGCATCATCTTTTGAGAAAAAAGTGGCTGTGTTCGATGGCATCATGACTCCATTGCTCAATCCTCTAATTTACactttcagaaataaagaaatgaaaaatgccaTTAGGAAAATGTTGAACAGATTTAGAATGGTCTcggacaaattttaaaattttacactcACAAACCTTAAAGTACAGAATAAAGAAGTCCTTATTTACTTCAGCAAGTACTTTGTTCATTACACAGGAAAAGGAGACAccattttatagataaagaaCGAATATTTTAGGCTGAAAAACTGTCTTTAACTGGAGAATAACAATTGCACTATGATTTGGCAGCTTAGTTGTAATAGTTTGAATGGGATGAGACCTATAAGTGTTTGGGATTTGAAAGTGTGGTCTTCACTTAATATCTGTTTCTGTTTGTAGAGATTTAGTAGAGGTGGACTAGATGGGGGATATCACTGGGATGCTTTTTGAGATTTAAgaagactttttaattttaagttaactctctgcttcatgtttgtgGTTTAAGATGAGTTTTCTCAGCTATAGCAGCTACCTGCTGCTAGCTACTTCTGTTTCTTCATCATTGACACTCTCTGGTAACATGTTCTCACTCCTCCCTATCTCCCAGCCCTGCCAAAACCTCTTTcctctataagttgctttggtcacattgttttatcacagcaatataaagtAACTAATATTGTCAAACAAAAATCtgtattagttaattttataCTCTTATAATTCAAATGAAATGTTGCAAGCAAGTTTCCtattaaatgtgtgcatgtagcaatattcttttctaaattttgttgaatttaaaatgtgacttggggccccagggagtggggatgtCTGGTGGGGTAGATGGGGGTGAGGATATCCTCTGGGAGATGGGGAGtaggaggaggtgtgagatgtggaacagtcagggaGTAGACTAGAAATGGGATATACTctggaatataaaaaaataataaaaaagattaaagaatatttaaaaagttgatggggaaactaaaaaaaaatgtgttcaaattAGGAAAATCAATATATCAAAATCACGCCAAGTAAAAATTTGCATGAGATCCATATCCAAATACTTTGTACACCGATATATGtacaatataaacataaataaagtttaagaagaaaatgtaaagtatAAGGGCACTAATCATGAGAAATATTAAATCCAAGGTATAATGGGTTTGAGGACAGTAACAGAATAATGTTTGTTTCATATGCATTAAGAGCAAAATACACTTTAAATCatctaagtaaaattaaatatatatattcactgataagtggatattagccaaaaagctcaGAAAACTTATGAAACAACTGAAATACCATATGAAgattaacaagaaggaaggccaaagagtggatgcttcctgggtaggagaggggagaaggagggaaaaaataGGGGGCAGGAccaggtgtgggaagagacaggagagaagtcagagggccaggagaacaaatagaaataagtagTGGTATGGGGAGGAGAACTTGGGGAACCACTAGAAAATATCAGACCCCAGGGATGTGAGAAGCTTCCAGGGGCCAATAAAGATGACATAAGCCAGAATACCCAACAGCAGAACACCTCCAGTAGATTGACATGGCCCCCAGTGGAAAGATGGGGTCATCCACCCACCTAAAATTTTTCCCCAGGAATTGTCCCTGTCCAAAGGAAgttcagagacaaaaatggagcagagactgaaggaaagactatctAGAGATGGCCCCACCTTGGGATCAATTCCATCCACAAACACCAAaatctgacactattgctgatgccaagatgtgcttgcagaaaggagcctggtatagctgtcctctgagaagctctgccagcacctgactaagaaagatgcagatactcacagccaaccattggtctgaacCCAGGGATCATattggaagagctaggggaaggactgaaggagctgaaggggatttaacaccatagaaagaacaacaataccaattAATCAGACACCTTAGAGCTCTCAGTGAccaaaccactaatcaaagaatatacatgggcaGGTCCATTgttcctgctacatatgtagcaaaggactgcttcatatggcatcaatgggaggggaggcccttggtactgtggaAGGTTGATGTCCCAGAGAAAGGGGATAATAGAGAGGTAagatgggagttggtgggtaggtgagggagcaaagtggggggagggggttgagtGGGGAGTTCATGGAGGGAAGACATGGAAGGAGGATAACAGTTGaagtgtaaacaaataaaatgattaataaataaataataaaatgtattttcctgcTTAATAAAGTACATCacagttattaaaatatttcttgcacctggggaaaaaaaaacgtAAAGTATCTCTCCTTGCCCCATACACCATCAACAGCCACTAGGTCCTCAAATAAATATGAGGTCTTAGGAGCCTATCCTCCTATACCCcaatagaatatttattttcttggtttaatCATGTGCAAGCCTTGTCTAAGTTACCACAGTTACCATGAGTTCATAAATGCAGTATGTATGACATTTCCACAAGAGAGCATTTCACAGCACCCCTATTTTccgattttataatttttgtcttCAATGGCCTTCTATAAATATCTGGTTGTATTTTTTACTTGAACGCACAAAATTATGAACATTAAAATtaccaaaaattaaaatgttttatgcttTTGAAAATTGCTGTTAAGTGTGGTTTCTCCAATTTCTAGTCCCTGTGTCAGAGCTGAGAAATACGTCCTTACTTTGTCAGCATCTTAGGCCCATTGGTTCCAGAAAAGTAATATTCAATACGTTGCTAGGCTTCAATAGTAGAAGGCATTATGTATTTCTCTATAGAATAGGTTACAGAATCCACTGGAATCAGAAATTCACAGAAGAAACTCAACCATTATCAAGTTTGTCAAATCATACTTTATatgttaagaaattaaaaattaactcaaattgcAAATGTTAAGGGAAGAAGATAATTACTAAATTAAAATAACACAGAACACCTAGATTCCAGATTCTgtttatttccctttattttacaATTCTAGGTTCTGATGATCACAATTACTATGGcaaaatattttctgcattttttcaTATCTATATTTAAACACACTCATTTTTCAAGACATATTTTCTTAAAGCAGAGATTGAATAGCAAGCATACTTATAtctaaatttcttcttctttatttgttttgtttttagacttaTGGAGTATTAGATTTTAAATGGCTTTATTTTTCATTGACAATACTTAGAAGTCAATTTATAGTGAAAGCATGGTCAATCAATTTTCAATCCTCAttgttaatatattttctatagaaTGGTACTATGGTCttcaaaagaatgaataaaattttaaagaagcaTAGCAAATATTGactcctttcttctttatatattaacaatctcaaatataattatgtaatttcctgtgtgtgtgtgtatgtgtgtgtgtatgtgtgtgtgtgcatgtgtgtatgtacagtgGTAGAGGAGAGAGTACATATCCTTGAACATGTGTACAGAGTACAAAGGAGTGAAATAAGTATCTATAAATAATCTCTAATATATTATTTCCTTGAGATAAAGTTTATATCAGAATTTTtagattcttattttaaataaagtccAGTGTACCCACTGGAAACTGACTGTGTCCATTTCACCTGTACTGGGTTTCAGTTTTGATAACATGTCTGGCTTTTGCATGATGCTAGGAATCTAAAATCAgttcctcatgcttacacaggaAGTACTCTTACATACTGAACAATCTACCAAGTGTAATAATTTAGTATTTTAAGATGTACCATAATCCAATATCAATTTCTTCCAAATTTTCCTTATGGAATTCTTCATTTCCTTATTCCTGAAAGTGTAAATCATAGGATTTAGCAATGGTGTCAGGATAGtagcaaataaaaacatgtttttttcagaaaaaaaggcAGATGTAGGTCGTGCATATATTAATATGCAtggaacaaagaacaaaaccacaacaGTAATATGGGACCCACAAGTAGATAGAGCTTTACGTCTCCCTTCAGAACTGTGGGCTCTCAGAGAGAACAAGATGACAATGTAGGAAATAAGCAACCAGGAAAAAATAATGATGCAGAAAGACCCACTGTTAGCAAACaccaaaatgacaaaaatatgtgTGTCAGTGCAGGCAAGCTGCAGTAATGGAAACAAGTCACACAAGAAATGATCAATCACATTGGGGCCACAAAAGGGCAGACACAAAATGAAGATAATTTGTATGGTAGAATGCAAGAAACCTCCTATCCAGGCCATCCCCACCAGAATTCCACAGAGCCTCCTGTTCATAATGGAAGAGTAGTACAAGGGCTTAcaaatggccacatagcggtcataggccatggatATCAAGACAATCACCTCTACTCCAGTAAAGAAGTGCACAACAAAGACTTGTGCCATGCAACCTTCAAAAGAAATGGTTCTCTTCTCATAAAGCAAGTCCACAGTTACCTTTGGTGTGATGACAGAGGAAATGCATGCGTCCAGAAAAGACAGGGATGCcaagaagaagtacatgggggagCCCAGAAGTGCACGACTACATACGATGGTTACCACAATTATCATGTTGCCCCCAACTGTTGCAATGTAGATgaacaaaaatacaacaaatacTATTTTCTGAACCTTTGGATTCTGTGAAAGTCCCAGGAGTAAGAACTCAGTGACAAAGGTCTGGTTTTGCATAATTCTCAACAATACAGTCAAACGAAATTCTGTTCATCTATATCTGTAATTGTGGAAAAAAATGATTATACTATAAATAAGATTATACTATTACCTTGCTGGTACATCCTTACATGaaattctcttcatttattttttacaattaaaacagaatatttgaaatatttaagggCATTGTTGATTATTATATAAATTGAGgtagaaaaattattttgaatactTGAAATAGTCACATTTTTAATATTGGGCAGGAATACATCTAATTAGgttatagaataaaaataattcatcttcAAATTGTGAAATTATAATggatatttaaagtaaaatattgaaagagattTTGAGTCTATACCCTAATTATAAACCAAAGAGCACAACTTATTCTTCTTGTCCTCCTTCTGTATGGAATGAGGATCAGATGTAGAGTATAGAGTGACTGATCTAGCAGTACCTTTTACCAACAGAAGGACAGGTACAATCTGTTTTAGGGTATATTTGGAAATCCTAGATATATTGAAATTGTGTTTCAAAGTATGAATTGGACTAGAATTTCAGAAGAATGAATCTATTcttcataaaacagaaaagactATAGCATTACATGTGACATATCTGTTGAAGGAGTTGAAATTTCATATTtaggatattattttaaatgtgaccAGAACTTTAGAAAAATTATGCTGTTGTCATGACAACTAGTTGAAAGAATACACAAAAAGTCACTACTCACAATTCAATCCCCTAAATCAATAGTGTCAAAAGTTAatgctctttttttattggtaCAAAAGATTCAGTACAGGTTATAAGTTTAAAGAAACAACTGGAGCATAATTGGGATTTTAAAAGACGCTGTAACTCTTCTCAGGATCAACAAGGGCAagcaaaccatttttttttctcaaaaagaacATATGAGTAGGGGTAGCCTTGCAACAGGGtcccttttttattaaaatatcaggTTATATATAATGTCAATATGTGAATGTCACATCTTCCTTAAAGCAATTGAGTAAATGGTGGAGAATCAGAAGATAATGAAGTCATCACCAACATGCAATTGTAGAAAGCTACAtaactgaagaaaagaaataattaactgGTTGTAATTTATAGCCTTGAGACTTATTTATTAGACATTTATACAATCCTATCTCATTTGAATAATTATAAATCGATAAAATATATGGCTTAAAATTACACAAATTAATTGCAAACTTACCTGGTAGTATTTAAGCATGACCAAAAAGgccaaatttaaaaatgtcaaaaagttCATCATGGTAACATTTCATTACAAGGTGGAtacaattaaatcatttgaaaacaGCTGCATTACAAACAGAAGAAGCTTCCATTAATTATTTAGATAAATATTACAGCTCTTGGATTGTTACATGCGTCTTCTGTATACGCAATCAAAATATatcaacaaaatataattttgtatatgaatatatgcatgtatcGGTATATAAATGAACATTTATAGCAATTGTTAAAATCGGTGAGTAAAAGAATTAAGTATATGTACAAAGAACTAAGTACATGGCAGGTTTATTGTttgcaaagtaaaataaacagaCAGAATTCAACATATAAAATTCTATCACAAGGATGTGCACAAGTTTATTGTAAAACAGCATTTATCTTGATAATCTTAGATCACTTCTTTCATCAGCATCTGAACTCTTTATCAACTCCCAAATGAAAGCCAACTATAACAAATAGCATCCTAAACAAAACGAACCATGTATGGTTACTAAACAATCATCATTTACAATATACAAAGAAGACCactataaaattatatagaattatataatataattcacCAGTTGTTATTAAAATCTAAAACAGGGTAGATGAAGAACTTCCATGAATAAGGAGGTAGCA
It encodes the following:
- the LOC110289604 gene encoding olfactory receptor 4C15-like — its product is MPNQTIVTEFILLGLSENPNVQKIVFVVFSFVYMATIGGNIIIAVTILCTPALLGSPMYFFLAFLSFLDACITSVITPKMIVDSVNESKTISFEGCMTQIFAEHFFAAVEVIVLISMAYDQYVAICKPLHYSSIMNWRLCGTLVGIAWAGGFLHSIIQIIFTLQLPFCGPNVIDHFMCDLFPLLELACTNTYVYGLLVFANSGSICIIIFSMLLISYGVILFSLRSHSSEGRWKALSTCGSHIAVVISFFVPCIFIYARSTSASSFEKKVAVFDGIMTPLLNPLIYTFRNKEMKNAIRKMLNRFRMVSDKF
- the LOC110289558 gene encoding olfactory receptor 4C15-like, whose product is MQNQTFVTEFLLLGLSQNPKVQKIVFVVFLFIYIATVGGNMIIVVTIVCSRALLGSPMYFFLASLSFLDACISSVITPKVTVDLLYEKRTISFEGCMAQVFVVHFFTGVEVIVLISMAYDRYVAICKPLYYSSIMNRRLCGILVGMAWIGGFLHSTIQIIFILCLPFCGPNVIDHFLCDLFPLLQLACTDTHIFVILVFANSGSFCIIIFSWLLISYIVILFSLRAHSSEGRRKALSTCGSHITVVVLFFVPCILIYARPTSAFFSEKNMFLFATILTPLLNPMIYTFRNKEMKNSIRKIWKKLILDYGTS